The Pseudomonadota bacterium genome contains the following window.
GCCCCGCGTGCGTCGTGACGTCGAGCAGCTGCTGGCCGGGCTGCGCGACCCGTGGACGGGGCGACCGGTCGTGGCCTGGGTCAAGTCGCGCGAACAGCTCTATCGCGGCCCCTACCTCTCGCGCGCGCCGGATCTGTTGCTGGGCTTCGAGCTCGACGGCGGATACTCGTACAACATGATGCCGTCGGCCGGCGCGCCCGCTGGAACGGGCCCCTTTCGCCGTCTTGCGCCGAGCGAATACTTGGGGCGCAAAGGTCGAAGCCTTCCGGGCAGTCATCGGCCGCATGGCTTGCTGATCATGGCGGGGCCTCAGGTGCAGGCTCGCGGACAGCTTGATGCCGAGATGGCGGACGCTACCGCCAGCGTGCTGGCCCGGCTCGGGATCGCGCCCCTCGAGCAAGGCTCCGGCAGGGTGCTGCCCTTTGGAAGCCCTGAGCGCGCGGCAACGCATCGACGCCTGCCTGGCGCGCCGGTGCAACGCTCGGCACGCCAGGGCGACGAGGCCCGCGTGGAGGCGCGGCTGCGGGCACTCGGCTACCTGGAATGAGCCGCAGGCCGAGCGCGCCATGGTTGGACACGCTGCACGTCGCAGCCCTGCCCTTCCCGAGCCCGCAGGGCACCCAGGCTGCCCTGCATCACATGCTCGATGCGCTCGCGGGCTCGAAGCGCCAAGCCGAGCTGCTGACCTACGCCCATGGGGCTAAGGGACCCAAGTGCGCTTTTGTCGTGCATCGCGTGGCCGATTTTCCACGCCTGCGCTCGCTCAGGTCGGGCCCCTCGCTGCGCAAGCTTGCGCTCGACCTCAGGCTGGCCGCCGCACTGCGCGTACTTTTGCGCGGGCAGCGTCCCAAGGTGGTGGTCGCGCATCACGTGGAAGCCGCAGCTGCAGCGTTGCTCGCGCGTGCAAGGCCCTTCGTGTTTGTCGCGCACACCGATCTGGAGCTGGAGCTGCCGAGCTACCTGCCCGCGGCGTTGAGCTCGACCAGCAGGCTCCTGGGGTGCCACACCGACCGCGTACTCATGCGTTCGGCAGCGGTTGTCGCCGCGATATCCCCGCTGCTAGCCGGTCAGCTTGGCGAGCGTCACGGCGTCGATGCCATGCTGCTGCCGTTGCCATGGAGCGTCGGCGCCGCCGCGAGCGACCAGCACCGGCGTGAGGCTCGCCGGGCGCTCCGCTGCGGCCTGGACGATGCCGTGCTGCTTTACGCGGGGAATCTCGATCGGTATCAGGGGTGGGAGCTGCTCATCGACAGCCTGAGCACGATCGTGCGCTCGCGTCCCAAGACGCTTCTTGTGGTGGCCACCGAGTCCGACCCGGGCAGGCTCAGGCGTGAAGCGGTGAAGGCGGGTCTGGGCGC
Protein-coding sequences here:
- a CDS encoding glycosyltransferase — translated: MSRRPSAPWLDTLHVAALPFPSPQGTQAALHHMLDALAGSKRQAELLTYAHGAKGPKCAFVVHRVADFPRLRSLRSGPSLRKLALDLRLAAALRVLLRGQRPKVVVAHHVEAAAAALLARARPFVFVAHTDLELELPSYLPAALSSTSRLLGCHTDRVLMRSAAVVAAISPLLAGQLGERHGVDAMLLPLPWSVGAAASDQHRREARRALRCGLDDAVLLYAGNLDRYQGWELLIDSLSTIVRSRPKTLLVVATESDPGRLRREAVKAGLGARLRVASLAGEAARRAVHSAADLALVPRGVPGGLPVKLLDSLARALPTVSVHRAAAGLPLSEIVWVSPDDDARALAATVVQALSSPVRCREMAARGQDYIRRQHSPQRFVAAMDAVIARACARSRA